A stretch of the Planktothricoides raciborskii GIHE-MW2 genome encodes the following:
- a CDS encoding photosystem I reaction center subunit II PsaD yields MAETLTGQPPKFGGSTGGLLSKATREEKYAITWTSKKEQVFEMPTGGAAIMNEGENLLYVARKEHALALGTQLRTKFKPKIEDYKIYRIYPSGETEYLHPKDGVFPEKVNEGRPYVGKIDRKIGNNPEPATLKFSGKNPYDA; encoded by the coding sequence ATGGCAGAAACCCTGACAGGACAACCTCCAAAGTTCGGTGGCAGCACCGGCGGCTTGTTGAGCAAAGCAACCCGTGAAGAAAAATATGCAATCACTTGGACTAGCAAAAAAGAACAAGTGTTTGAAATGCCCACAGGCGGCGCGGCAATTATGAATGAAGGGGAAAACCTTCTTTATGTCGCCCGTAAAGAGCACGCTTTGGCTTTGGGTACTCAATTGCGTACCAAATTCAAGCCCAAAATCGAGGATTACAAAATCTATCGGATTTATCCCAGTGGAGAAACCGAGTATCTCCATCCCAAGGATGGCGTGTTCCCCGAAAAAGTGAACGAAGGTCGTCCCTATGTAGGTAAGATCGATCGCAAGATTGGCAACAATCCCGAACCTGCCACACTGAAGTTCAGCGGCAAAAATCCTTACGACGCCTAG